Below is a genomic region from Rosa chinensis cultivar Old Blush chromosome 5, RchiOBHm-V2, whole genome shotgun sequence.
ATGTGATATTGCCTAGTCCTACTCGTACCCCACTGACATATGCAAAATATGCTTTTGGCTATGATTCACAAACCAATGACTATAAGGTGTTGAGAATTCTGGTAGGACGTGGATTTGTTGGCCAAAAGCCAATTCCTGTTGAGGCTGAAGTTTGGTCACTTGCGAGGGGTTCCTGGATGAGTCTGAATACCGCCCTTATTCCTCCGGGTTGTGAACCTCATAATTGATCTTCTTCTATCAATGGTGCTTTGCACTGGACTAGTCTTTCCCACAGTATTATCCTGACGTTCGATATATCCACTGAATCATTTGGAGAGATGATGATGCCTGAAGTTTTGACTAGAGATGTACAAGGTCATTGCTTTATGTCCAAATACCAGGAGTCTCTTGCTTTGGTGTATAAGCAGGGGAATGTACTCCACATATGGGTGATGAAAGAGTATGGTGTGGCTGATTCATGGACTCGCTTGTCAACTGTACCCTGGAACTTTTACTGGATTACGCATTTATGTTTTAGAAAGAGTGGTGAATTAGTGATACAAACGTCTGGTGTAGGGAACCTGCAATCAGTGGACCCTAAGAGCAAAGAAACCAAACAGATGCCATATATTTCAATGGTAGTCTATATTGATCCTTTTGTGGAAAGCCTTGCGTTACTTGGGGAACCCAATGCTCGGTCTTACTAAGGGCTACCAAGTAAGAAACATGAACAGCTAGGTTGGAATTGATAGTCGATTTTAGCACTCGCTTTATAGACCAGATTCTTTTTTGAGATGATTATATGTTATATTAGTCTATGTATGATTCCAATTGCGACTTGCTTGACGTATGCGGTTttccttgaaattttttttaatccaaGATGTATAAGTTCTCGTGTAAATGAATGAGTACTGATCATCAAGTAATCTTTTTGCTGCTCAATCAATTCTATAAGTAAATTCATGGTAGGCTAGCAAGCTACACAGAACAACCACCCAATCGCGATGATTATAAACTTGATGAATTGATCAACTACTGCAGCTCAAGCAACTCTCCATTATGATTCAGAGTTTCTTTCTATGGTTTGCAACTGGCAgtaattattttcctttttcttttcatgtatTGTATGCTCGTTGCATGATGACTTCCCTCGAATCTGTGCTGAATATTTCTGTTTTGAATTTGTTGTGTGTATTATGGATGTCTCTCGTGTTCTTATCAAAGGTATATCGCAAACTAAGCTAATCCTGTCGAAGATGTCTGTGGATGTACTATGAATTTGTTATATTTTGAAGTTATGGGTATGAATGTACGATCATCTGCAACTTGCAGtaattttattgtttacatttcaaaGTAACtgtaaattttctaattataaCCCTTTAACTTCGGGGCTCCTTCAAACATTGAATCGATATATCCGACTGTTTTCAGTACTTTGGAGATCATCATTCCTTCAATGTAAGTCCATTTTCTACGATTAACACATTTTATGCAATGTTTATTCGATCAAGATTCTGTTTTGCCAATGTTGCTGCTAAATCATCAGAAAGGATACGTCCTGTTACTTTTGGTTACTTGAAGATGATTTCAGTATGTCCTATTTGATCGTGTTCTGCAGCTGATTTTAATGCGACTAGGGAATGATATCTCTAATATACCTATCTGATCAGAGATGGAGTTTAGTTCTTTCTCCTGGTTTAAGAttaggtttgtgaaattttgaaaaagaaagctGCATGTAATAAACTATTTAGTCCTTGCTGTATTATAAGAGACACTGAACGGTTCAATCTGAAAATGGGGAGTCAAGAACAAAGTCAATGGTGAACTTTGGCAGGAGACTCCCAACGGTTTTCTTCGGTCAAAAGATCTTTACAAAAGAAGATTCAAAGAGACACACCTATTGATTTTCAGTATGAAGGAGTGGGTTAGTCCACACCAGCAGCTGTCTTTTTCTATATAAAGTGATTTCTTTCTACAATACCAAAGTCTAGTAGTAATATACTTCTGAATGCACAGCCAAATGAGAGGGAACCAGATCACTAAAATGCCAATTGCTACTAAACAGATACTAAATGTCAAACAACATACAAAGGCCAAAAGCAAAGCCAAAAAAAGGACCTTCTGTTTCTCGAAGATTTTAACCACTGAGTTGCACCACAAATTCTTTCAAAGGCAGAAGCCAATTCATACATGTTACCGGTCCTTCTCCAATGATATTGGGTTACAAGACACCTACTATGGGTTGTAATACACCCCAAACCTAGAAATGACTAACTAACTATGACTTTAGCAGAAGATAcattctagaaaaaaaaaattaaaaaataaataaattgaaacAGAGCAACCACGTGGTGCTCACCTTGATTAGCACAAACAAGAACTCAATGTTCATAGTTTCATACAATAACTAGTGATCTCTCACTTCGAGCTCCTCTTTACAAGCACCATAACATAATATGGTTCAAGTTCACTTTGTCCAATCGTTTACCTGTAAATAAAATGGTAAAAGTGAGTAAATTAGCACTTCGAACATTTGATCTACCAAATTAAATTATCCGACCATCATACCTGGTTTTTGAGCACCCAAGAGTGAGCTCTAAATCATCAGATCCGGATTCTTCATGAATCCTCTCGCCTTCCCATGCCTTAACCAGCCCTGCTGTGTTGCATGATCCAAATGCAAACTCGTCAGAAATCACCTCAGACATTGGAATGTCCGCAGTGTGATCAGAGCCTGCTGCAATGGCAGGAGAGCATGTCCCACTCTGTCCAGGAGTCCACATTCGAGAGCCTCCACCGGCTAAAGCCTCTTCCTTGAACCCAAATGGGTTTGAAGAGACAAGGCTAAATGTTGGAGAAGTTGGTCCATGGGGAATCCGAAGCCCAGAAAACCATTCGGGATCAGGAATAATCTGCCGGCCAGGGCTTGGTGGAGTAGAAGATGGCAGGAAGGAGTACTGCTGCCCACCCCATCCTGGGCGGGCAGACTGTTCGTCCCAGTCCGTGTTCATTCGGGGTGTTCTGGCAGTTGGAGAGCTCAATGGAGGAGTGACAGGAGCACTGATAGAACCACCATGGATGTAAATATTTGGTAGCTTGGAAGAGGAGGCTGAAGAGGATCCGGATGAGAGATGTTTTAGCCATGGGATAAGGGAACTTCCTTCAACATTCTGATTAGCAGCATAGGAAGATGATGCTGGGCTAGGGAAGGAGGATGAGCCAGGGCTTGGATTGTAGGAAGCATAGTTACTTGGGTGGTAAGATGAGCATGGGCTAGCAGCTGTTGATCCGTCCACAATGTCCTTGCGTTCAACAGGCTTGCATCCCTGCAAATATTTGAGATGGTTAGTGGcacataacaaaaaaaatagcatACTTAATAAAGTTTTTTAAGTACGTATAATTAACCACAAATTAATTTGAACAGTGAATTTGCAGAAAGGCGAGATGAAGTTCCATTAAGAGCATATTAGGCTGATAACAAAGAAATATGAAAGATTCCTCATCCATTACAGCCTTACTTGCTATAAGTAAAGCATAACAAATCATCCATAATGTAATGGGAAATGACGCTGATCTTCTTTTGAAGCCACTGTGTCATTATATCCATGCTTCTCATCCCCTTCTCATTATCAACACTCTTAAAACCTTTCATCATTTGGAATAAGTATCTGCAGTTTGATCCAAAACATAAATCCTTTTACTGCTAAGTCATGAAATATGAAGCACGCCTATGATCTATTCAGTTATACATCCT
It encodes:
- the LOC112165950 gene encoding BES1/BZR1 homolog protein 4; protein product: MTSGTRLPSWKERENNKRRERRRRAIAAKIFAGLRMYGNFKLPKHCDNNEVLKALCNEAGWTVELDGTTYRKGCKPVERKDIVDGSTAASPCSSYHPSNYASYNPSPGSSSFPSPASSSYAANQNVEGSSLIPWLKHLSSGSSSASSSKLPNIYIHGGSISAPVTPPLSSPTARTPRMNTDWDEQSARPGWGGQQYSFLPSSTPPSPGRQIIPDPEWFSGLRIPHGPTSPTFSLVSSNPFGFKEEALAGGGSRMWTPGQSGTCSPAIAAGSDHTADIPMSEVISDEFAFGSCNTAGLVKAWEGERIHEESGSDDLELTLGCSKTR